GAAGACAAGGTTATTTACGGCAAACTACATCAATCTTATTAGAACAATAGAAAATGCACCAAAAGACAGCAAAGATAATTAAGAGACTGACCAGAAAATTGCTGAAAATATTCTGAACAAAATAATAATAGGTAGAGCCAATAGAGCAGATGCCTGACATTAAACCAAGAGAAGTTGTTTTCTTTGAGCCAAGtaagaaaggattaaataatcTGATTTCAGCTGACAGAAATAGGAAGGTACGCTACACAACTACTATATACCTACCGCAAACCACTCAAGCTCTTTGGTTGCAAGAGGTCTTGTCAGCTCATGCTTCTTCAAATTTTCTTGCACAGAGGCTTGAACCTAAAGAGTACAGCAGCAACAGTTGCATAAACtatgatatatttaaaaaataacaccACTTCAAAGGCAACGAGGTAACAACAATCTGAAAAAAATACTATATTCAGATAGCAGATTGCAACATAATTAATAAAGAAGAAAGCTCCACTTGAACCACATTTTTTGTAGTGCAGCCAACATGGTATGCCACAAAATTTAGGAGACCATTACACCAAAGTCGAGCAAATTATTCAAGTTAATCTACTAGTAAAAGAAAACTTAAACTCATTACCCATTGCAATTCTTAACCCTCTAAAACATTCAAcaggaaataaaaataatgtgaatACCTCCTTGCATGAATGGATCAAGGCAACTTCAAAAAGTAACAAATGATAACCCATATTTTCACTTTCCATAACTACCTTTCCTTCAAATTCACTTCGGTGACCTCAATAAAACAACTAAAGATTACAAATAGACAAATCATGCTTAGAGTTTCAATCCCTTTGCCAGATCACGCCCTGTTTCTCACAATGTACCTGTTGATGGTATGTTGTTGCCGATTCCAAAAACCTCCCATAAGCTTTAACTACCTCCTTTGTATAGGGCTTCATCACCACAGAAATTTTATCAACATGAGGCTTTGCTAAAGTAGCAACCTGATCAATATATGGCTTACTGAACTTCTTGGCTTCCTGTAATCAAGAAACCTGTGCTTTAGGAAGCATGTCAACACAGAAAAAAGACATGGTGGAGATGTGGAGTATCACATACCTGGAAGTAAGGATCAACTGTTTCTTGAACTTTGATAATATGAGGAGTTATTGTAGCCTTCGATACCTCATAAATTTCAACAGTTTTTGCAGTGAGCGATTGCACATGTGGTTCAGCATATGTAGTTACCGCCACCCACTGATCCTTAGCAGCTGGAACCCATTTCTTCAACAGTAAAGATTAAGATAATAAGAATGCAGCTTTGATTAGAAAGAAATTCATAATAACTTTGGAAATAGCAGCTTCAGAAGAATCGTACGGTTTTAATTGCTTCCATGTGGGGTTCAGCCCACTTTTTAGCTAAGGCCTTTTTCTCTAGAGCCTGCATAAAATATGAACATTATGTAGTTGTAATAATATGATGTATATGCTCATCAGCAATGTTGCACCTATTATGAGATTGGAAACctaaaatgacaaaatatatACCTGTTTTAACCTGTAAGATCTAAAAGGCACCACATGGCAGTAAAGGAGAATAAAAACAATACCTTCTGGATCACCATATCCATGTTTGGTTTTCCATGCTGATTCCAATGTGTCTGAATGAAGGCCTACAGCAAGAAAGTTCATAGAATAACACGGGAGATCTGTTTCTGTagtaaatacaaaacataaaatttcattctaaattTACCTGACCACGAATTAACTGTGTAGCAAGCCAAGGTGGAAGCCATGCGCTGTGAACCTGATTGCAATCATCACTATTAGACTATTTCATATTACCATgttccttaaaaaaaaaaaaagacttccATCTTTGTTGCTAAATCTCCAGTTAATAATCAATAAGAGTACATGTTTGACTATTTTGACCTAGTACaggtaatttgataaaattaacatcctagttctaattaaaatttttaatttacagtTTCAGATATCGAAGACAGCTCCAATTAATAGAAACTACAGATAAAGAAAACCCATCGAAACAAAGGTTGTAAGGGACAAATCAAATAAAGCAACAATTGCTGTCCTTAAAGTATTAACCCTGTCTAATGAACCTCCCAAAGCAAAAACCCATAATATTTGTTAGTTCCTTTAGCTTAAGAAAGGTTACTTCAACCAGCAGATCGTATACACAATTTACTAAGTTCACTTAGAAATGTTTGTGACAAGGAGGTCCAAAAGAATTCCAAACAGATAGCTCAGCATTGTGAACCGATAAAAATACCTCCATCAACTCATTTGCCTTTGAAGTGGCATCAAACTTTGCCTTTACCAGTTCTTCCTATTAAAAAAAGATATTTACATAGTCAGAAAATTAACTCCGGCACCATTGTCTAGAGCAAAGTATGATATTGCACGTATTTAGCCATAACATACCTCTGCAATATTTAGAGCTCGCTCAGTTTTTGCTAGTTTGTTCTCCTGTTCCTTATTGATCTTTTGAAGCTGTAAAATGATGGCAGAGCAAAACAACAAAACAATTGGAGTTTCTCACGCTTATAGCAAAACAAAGAGGAAAAAGAGATGAAGAAACTTACATTCTCTAGCTGCAAATTcaattcattcaacttgttctcaGCTTTAGTTGCACGGGATTCTAAATAatctttttccttcaattttgcTTCTAGTTCAGTTTTAAGTCTATCAACCTGGACAACAAGTAATATCAGAATGTTACATAAAAGCTATATTTATCTGTAAAACTAGAAACATCCTTGATAAGAAAATACCTGTTTCTGCAATTCAAGAGCTTTCGCATGAGCTTTTCCCACCCGTTCCTCAGCATCTGGGGTTCCTTTTTTCTAAGAAACAACGAAGTATAACTTTCAGCATCCGAAGGATGGGAGTAAGCCCTTGCCATCAGTAAATCTCGTTCTTTTCACCATGCAACTAATTTATAGTTAAGAAACAAGAAAACAAAGTAAAGAATTTACACACCTGAAGAGATGATAATTCAGAGTGCAACGATGCCATGGTGTCAGATTTTTCTTCTATAATTTTATCTTTCTGCTTTATCATCTCATCCTTGGTTTTCAATTCTCGAATTTTCTCCTCAACATTTGATTCTTTATaggaggagaaaaaaaaagattgtaaTTAGCGAACAAAGATGAACCAGAAGTCCGCATTTGAAAACGTTTGAACTTTcaccaaataaaaatacataaataaataaataaaaatccaaGCTTAACCACTCTAATTGATAGACTAACAACGATTACAGCATGAAGATGAGTAAGTAGATAACCAAATTGGAAAGTCAATTCATCACAAGAGTCAGTACTAGtagaataaataaaacaaagtaatcTAGATTAGTGGGTCTAAAGTAAAAGTCTTTAAATCTGAAATAGAATATAGTagagaaaatgataaataaaaaaaagtaatcaaGAGGAGTAATCATGAGAATCGGGGACAAGAAAGCTAACCAAGAAGACGGATCTTAGACTTCAGTTGATCCAACTCCATCTTAAGAGCAGAAGAATCGGCGGCGTCCGATTCAATCAGCGGTTCAGTTGAGGCATCGGCTCCAATCTTGGTGAAAACTAGGGCCAAAAAGAGGGAGAAAATCAGGAGCCTATACGCTGCCATTTACAAGCCACTGAAAATCGTCGCGACCAAGAAAACCTAAAGAAACACCCACCAAGGGACAGCCCAAGGGTTTTCAACTTCCTCTTCCTCGGTATTATTGGGGATGTGCTGTTTCTTGTTGAAGGTCGATATCGATAATCTTTATGGAGGAGATCTAATAAttgattatgaaaaataaaatttaaaaagaaaaaagaaaagaaaagaaaattcttTTGCTCTATATGTGTTGTCAGTCTAGACAAACGTGGCAATTTACACTGAATTTTACTGAAGATATGAGTTGATTGTATGTAGAATGGATACTTGCTTCGAATTATTTATGATAATTGGATTCGATTTAATCAAGTTTTTGGATTTttatagtaattttaaaatttgaattttcagatttactttattattttataatttttggatattatttaataaatattaaaaataatcaatatctaaaataatatttctacTGGTCGATTTTCAACTTTACATTAGTTTTTTCTCCGCACTAGGGCTAAAGCGGCAGCGGAAAAGAATGGTTGGCTTGGTTCATTATTCTATTTGCGGTTGCCCTTGCAAACACGTGGTGGCGTTCGATGAGGACGTAGGGTTGAAACTTGAGATTGCTATCGTAGCTGTTACTATTGAGTTTGAATGGCGCAAAAAATGAGGTAGATAGGATGGGGTTGGTGAggcaattaaaaataaaacctcACCTAATTGTATACAGAAGTATGTTAGATAATTACTTATCTCAACTACTACTTACTAAGTTTAACCAAGttatggtaaattggtactttaCATTTTGAGAGATAAAAATTTAACTGACAGTAAAGAtagctcatatatatataaaaccaacataaaaaatattttaattctaaaaaatactATTAAACCTTATTAGATAATTCTATTCTATATTCtaataattatatcaaattaatataatttaatttattctgTAGTGTTcagtttattttaaattaaacatttttttctattaatattcaaataaattttttttattataagatgtaattttataataaatttaatattaattttatttgagggCCCGAACAATGTGGGCTGCTCTCGCTGATTAATTTTAACAGACTGGGCCAACTTTCAACTCCTAAAGGTTGACGGTTCGAGCTTTGCCCAAGGTTCGTCTAATAATCCAAATACACTAAAACCCATTCCTTTTATTTATTACTAGggaaaactatcaaaatagttacttttgtttacctcatattacaatttaatcatttatgtttgaaatgttacgtttcaGTCAATTACATTAACGTGTTGTAAATATTAGTTATTGAGCCATTAGTTGGCGTTAACAGTGTAATAGTAAGctgacgtgacacgttaaatcatcatttcaaacaaaaacgaTGATTTAACGTGCTATGTCAACTTACCATTACACCGTTAATGGTAATTAACGGCCTAGTGACTCAAATGTTATAACATGTTAATGTAAGTAACCGAAacttaacatttcaaacataagtgactaaaatgtaacctgagataAATAAAActgattattttaatagtttacctttattattattattcaaattcttattctttattttatactTAAAATATCTCAATTATATCCCGattaaataagggaataaaaattcaaatattaaaaatgatattacTGAGAGAGATAACCATAAATCTCAaatatagatgaatatgaaaaatataaaaaagttatgAATCAACTGgatatttaattatgaaataattaaaaatactttttttctgttttttaacATGTTATGTGGTATACACATATTTTCTAATtggattcaaaattttttaaatagttttatattaGATCTGAACAGGCATTTGATGTCTAGATGGTAGATAGGTTGATGAAAAGACCTGTTTAtcaagtatcgatattttatggatttaattagAACTTTTTgaagttcaaggactaatttaAGATTTGAACGATAGTTTCAGGACTTTTGGGTGGAATTAACCCTTACATATTTTATaccaaagaaaaaggaaaggtcaaAGAATTTTGTTCATTTCCAGAAATTCGTGAATCATGTGCAGTGAGGTGATGCCTGGGAAGAGAAACAAGAAAAGTCTAGGCACGCCGTTGAACCACCTTAACGGCAAACGCTAAataagatattattattattactattatatggtgtaagaaaaagaaaatgtttttctttttgttggcTTTATGAATTTCCAAAGCAATTCATGAGTGCGGAAgggaaagagaaaagagagaaaaagtctAGGCAGGCCGTTGAATCAAACTTAACGGCTTGGATTGGATTCCGACATTCCTCATCCAACGGCTGTACCCTTCCCTGAGACTCCACGCTAATGGTCAAAAATCTTGGGCCTCAACTAGAAACAGCAAGAGTTTGAACGCAACGAGTGGTCGTCTTTGAAAATTAGGAGGATGACGTGGTCAATCTTCGTCGGTTTGGTTTCGAATAGcgattattaattaattaattaattaaagattgaGATTGAAGAAGATGCCCGCTGCTGCGGAAAGGGAAAGCAGGAGAAGATTCTGATGCCAAATCCTCCACCGACATAATTACGATTGTATCATTCATATTTGCGGGAATTTTGTTGGTGATGCTTGCTTGGTTTCTCTTCTTAAGTATCACTATTAGCGTTGTGGTGTACGCTGTCTGGGTTTCCCCATCCAGAACTTTCCTGTTTTTGAATTCCATTTCAGTAAGCTtattttcatcatcatcatcatatatatatacacgcgtGCGATCACGCACACATGTTTGTATTCGCCTGTGCAATTGTTGCAAATTGTTTCTTTCTCTTCAATTCATTGAAATTTCAATCCGAGCGTGTTCCTTTGTTCACCCTTTGATGTGTCTTGCCAATAAATGatactaataaataatttatttagggAGTTCCAATTGTTATTTGTTGTCTGCTTTGCTGACTGGGACTCAAGAGTATTGCAtcttaaaggttaattttgtttttaattattgatCTCTTCTAAtaagcttttttttcttttacgtaaTTAAATTTCTAATAATTCATTCTGCCAGAAAGAGCACAGAATATACAGATATAGATATGAGTATTATTGAATGAGCAAAAGGTGTGGGTTTTGTTAGTTAATTTGAGCTTCAATAGAGGGTTTAGATGCATCCTGGTGAAACAGTGTATGAGTCGAGGATAAAAGGAACTAAATAGTAAATTTTACATTGTTGTACCTATTGATGTTGATAAAATGgcaatcaatttaattcatattcTATATTTCATAAACTTAACTCTTAGCTGTTTCCAACTCTTGCTGATCTTCCCAACCATGAGTGCTCGTGCTGGTGTTCATTCATCCAATTGTGTACTGTAATAAATCTGATCATTCCTTTTCGTCCCCAGAAATCTGTGAAGAACATTATGGGGTGGGGAAACATTTATAGAAGACGTATGAAAGTATTCACAGCTGCTTTGATAATCTACTTGGATTATAAGGTAAAATTTCTTGGTTCTCACTTCTATTCTGAGTTGATGCTTGGACAGTCAAATTCACCTGCATTCTACGTTTTCTGAAGGCTGTACAGCAAAGAGGGAAGTGGACTAGCAAATCAAAAAGAAATGCTTTATGGGAAAAGGCTCACGAGCGCAATGCTAAGCGTGTTCTCAGTTTGATAATAAAGTTGGAAGGTTTATGGGTGAAACTTGGGCAGTACTTATCCACACGTGCTGATGTGCTTCCTGAAGCGTATATATCCCTTCTCAAGCAA
The sequence above is drawn from the Gossypium hirsutum isolate 1008001.06 chromosome A05, Gossypium_hirsutum_v2.1, whole genome shotgun sequence genome and encodes:
- the LOC107937907 gene encoding uncharacterized protein; the protein is MAAYRLLIFSLFLALVFTKIGADASTEPLIESDAADSSALKMELDQLKSKIRLLESNVEEKIRELKTKDEMIKQKDKIIEEKSDTMASLHSELSSLQKKGTPDAEERVGKAHAKALELQKQVDRLKTELEAKLKEKDYLESRATKAENKLNELNLQLENLQKINKEQENKLAKTERALNIAEEELVKAKFDATSKANELMEVHSAWLPPWLATQLIRGQAFIQTHWNQHGKPNMDMVIQKALEKKALAKKWAEPHMEAIKTKWVPAAKDQWVAVTTYAEPHVQSLTAKTVEIYEVSKATITPHIIKVQETVDPYFQEAKKFSKPYIDQVATLAKPHVDKISVVMKPYTKEVVKAYGRFLESATTYHQQVQASVQENLKKHELTRPLATKELEWFAASALLALPIIILFRIFSAIFCKKTKKRVRHTNATHHGRRKGKRGHTDK